From a region of the Macrobrachium nipponense isolate FS-2020 chromosome 20, ASM1510439v2, whole genome shotgun sequence genome:
- the LOC135226595 gene encoding LOW QUALITY PROTEIN: uncharacterized protein LOC135226595 (The sequence of the model RefSeq protein was modified relative to this genomic sequence to represent the inferred CDS: deleted 1 base in 1 codon), producing the protein MSGPRRRLPGGSSPRGIYIEFTWLLFVLLLGLPSFHPTRAQESPGISSLRRDTEVEVVPLRDPSSPSTADHPFVIQASASTPSDDAASHFAYDYDDGTFVDSLVIHKCCAEKEVFDQATKQCQRSDEITFSVPVFSVDYHGMYTESNLTRDKVELQTQMLECEKYLLDVEPGKKPEFDFRVLDTGQLWVPEYEQYYDQEHYCLENFVANASVRGSPHIQGAMVCVLETQVETFDPSKIPVRKCCMHHEVWDASSSCTPRKLVTEGPWLVPVKSAHQETAFSSTSPSSSSSSSEKSTLSSSSIFSASKADLVDIRQHPYSETHEVVPNFQTCVGEQMGWEVDNFYLEAETGHLFVPYLNRLIPGNQYCIEDFHINGTIEPKAYVCVSESEKQRLQHVQTPGCQKERCVSKCCPLGSILDAASKRCVSSRLSFWLPKMTHSNFSSSLVMDADFKFGFPKCPDLQLTYSNELVQMQEDGSLRYTSNVTDECNPLQIYTIPKGQYCIDQVHYPSGELREGAAFCFRDEWEHLGKLEKLQDGFIYPVFLAISDLFILISFIVYLTVPDQNKRGLNKNVKLAHSVLGRILLSFLFSLFFAYLFLIIVKLFSDPINLASPSACIGIGVCVYMFFMATFFWLNVLCFELWWKCARQESSSGRRWVWYQVYAWICPLVFGGVSLIMEFAPSISNCYIKPNFGKYSCFFSYSVTHNNAAKWAYFFGPVAVLLVADLIFFILTVRSLLVTVQQSHKGTVQRQARQRLKLCFKLFLVMGISWLAEIIAFELGPRTVWYISDVFNCFQGFIIFLIFILKPKILEAVRVRVYRCCCGSAPPAKPRGTMDFSSVTLSNSSGTDEFSLSNQQLSLARGHDHARIHLSYSGTTTSSISSHRNLSITRSSSLQKDSSLAYNTPPSPPRQLHVLSLENHLSKRRISPVSAPHIPPPLPPSLPPPPPTPHPGEADGDDEGSPTSTSSSPLSSRSSTPRTNSTRASLSASCKSVDEGSC; encoded by the exons AATCCCCAGGAATATCTTCTCTGCGGAGGGACACCGAAGTGGAGGTGGTTCCTTTGAGAGACCCATCCTCGCCCTCGACGGCAGATCACCCCTTCGTCATCCAGGCCTCCGCTTCCACGCCGTCCGACGACGCGGCGTCGCATTTCGCCTACGACTACGACGATGGAACTTTCGTGGACTCTCTGGTGATCCACAAGTGTTGCGCCGAGAAGGAGGTCTTCGACCAGGCCACCAAACAGTGCCAGAGGAGCGATGAGATCACCTTCAGCGTGCCCGTGTTCTCGGTCGATTACCATGGAATGTACACAGAGTCCAACCTCACTCGGGATAAG GTCGAGTTGCAGACCCAGATGCTCGAGTGCGAGAAATACCTCCTCGACGTGGAGCCCGGGAAGAAGCCCGAGTTCGACTTCCGCGTCTTAGACACTGGACAGCTTTGGGTCCCTGAGTACGAGCAGTATTACGACCAAGAGCACTACTGCCTCGAAAACTTCGTGGCCAACGCCAGCGTCAGAGGCTCGCCCCATATCCAGGGAGCGATGGTCTGCGTCCTAGAGACTCAAGTGGAAACCTTCGACCCGTCGAAGATTCCCGTCAGGAAGTGTTGTATGCATCATGAG GTTTGGGACGCCAGTTCTAGCTGCACTCCTCGTAAGCTGGTCACCGAGGGCCCCTGGCTTGTACCAGTCAAGTCAGCACACCAAGAGACAGCATTTTCCTccacctctccctcctcctcctcctcctcttccgagaAGAGCACTTTGTCATCTTCGTCCATATTTTCAGCATCGAAAGCTGACCTCGTTGATATCAGGCAGCATCCTTATTCAGAAACTCACGAAGTGGTGCCAAATTTCCAA ACTTGTGTGGGAGAGCAAATGGGTTGGGAGGTCGACAATTTTTACCTGGAAGCAGAGACGGGTCATCTCTTCGTGCCGTACCTCAACCGCCTGATCCCAGGTAACCAGTATTGCATCGAGGACTTTCATATCAATGGAACTATCGAACCAAAG GCATACGTGTGCGTAAGCGAAAGTGAGAAACAGCGCTTACAGCATGTGCAGACGCCCGGCTGTCAGAAAGAGCGGTGTGTTTCAAAGTGCTGTCCGCTTGGAAGCATTCTCGACGCAGCTTCCAAAAGATGTGTCTCGTCTCGCCTCTCCTTCTGGCTTCCAAAAATGACGCACTCTAATTTCTCGTCTTCATTG GTCATGGACGCAGACTTCAAATTCGGTTTCCCGAAGTGTCCCGACCTACAGCTGACGTACTCCAACGAGCTGGTGCAAATGCAAGAGGACGGTTCCCTGCGGTACACTTCCAACGTCACGGATGAATGTAACCCACTGCAGATTTATACTATTCCCAAGGGCCAGTACTGCATAGATCAG GTTCACTACCCCTCTGGTGAACTGAGGGAAGGAGCAGCGTTTTGCTTTAGGGATGAATGGGAGCATCTGGGGAAGCTGGAAAAGCTTCAAGACGGCTTCATCTACCCAGTGTTCCTGGCCATTTCGGATCTCTTCATCCTGATCTCGTTCATCGTGTATCTCACTGTACCTGACCAAAACAAGCGTGGACTGAACAAAAAT GTGAAACTGGCCCATTCCGTCCTGGGCAGAATATTGCTCTCCTTCTTGTTCAGCCTCTTCTTCGCTTACCTGTTCCTGATCATTGTGAAGCTCTTTTCGGACCCAATTAACCTGGCCAGTCCCAGTGCCTGCATTGGAATTG GTGTATGTGTTTACATGTTTTTCATGGCCACCTTCTTCTGGCTGAATGTCCTCTGCTTTGAATTATGGTGGAAATGTGCAAG GCAAGAAAGCTCCAGCGGTCGCCGATGGGTGTGGTACCAAGTCTACGCCTGGATTTGCCCGCTCGTCTTTGGTGGTGTTTCTCTCATCATGGAGTTCGCGCCTTCCATCAGCAACTGCTACATCAAGCCTAACTTTGGGAAATATTCTTGTTTCTTCAGCT ACTCCGTGACCCACAACAACGCTGCAAAGTGGGCCTACTTCTTCGGTCCCGTGGCAGTCCTTCTGGTTGCAgacctcatcttcttcatcctaaCAGTCAGATCACTCCTGGTCACCGTCCAGCAAAGTCACAAGGGCACCGTCCAGAGACAAGCAAGGCAACGACTCAAGCTCTGTTTCAAG CTGTTTCTGGTCATGGGAATCAGCTGGCTCGCCGAGATCATCGCCTTTGAATTAGGTCCAAGAACTGTGTGGTACATTTCTGATGTCTTCAACTGCTTCCAG GGTTTCATCATCTTCCTCATATTCATTCTGAAACCCAAAATTCTGGAAGCTGTTCGTGTCCGGGTCTACAGATGCTGCTGTGGCTCAGCCCCTCCCGCCAAG CCTCGTGGTACGATGGATTTCAGTTCGGTGACCTTATCCAACTCGTCCGGTACTGACGAGTTCTCCTTATCTAACCAACAGCTCTCTTTAGCCCGAGGGCACGACCATGCCCGCATCCACCTCTCTTACTCTGGGACAACcacctcctccatctcctcccaTAGAAACCTTTCAATAACCAGGTCCTCGTCCCTCCAGAAGGATTCCTCTTTAGCCTACAACACTCCTCCGTCGCCTCCGCGTCAGTTGCACGTCTTGTCTCTTGAGAACCATCTGTCCAAGAGGAGGATCTCTCCCGTATCTGCCCCTCACATccctcctccacttcctccctcgCTTCCTCCTCCACCACCCACTCCTCATCCAGGAGAGGCTGACGGAGATGACGAAGGCTCACCTACGTCGACAAGCTCTTCTCCATTGTCCTCTCGATCCTCCACTCCAAGGACCAATTCCACGAGGGCCTCTCTCTCAGCAAGTTGCAAGTCTGTTGACGAAGGATCGTGCTGA